A single region of the Neodiprion pinetum isolate iyNeoPine1 chromosome 5, iyNeoPine1.2, whole genome shotgun sequence genome encodes:
- the LOC124219695 gene encoding solute carrier family 41 member 1, with protein sequence MVAFPDPEDRPKLLSITDLASQNQKSNKSPADAHPDPAPKQENHAKINNDHSFTLGDNKADLTLDVGKFSKNDYIEISNLNADEVTAKKIAASLKLPFGAYSEKNGLPPPSPGGGSLSSSSSIVTITSITNSDPDPDFPVGSPGSGDKRKIVKAEKWYTTTVQISVPFFIAGIGTIGAGLVLSNVQNWPVFVAVSELFILVPALLGLKGNLDMCLASRLSTQANIGNMTSFREIMKMIIGNVVLVQIQASVAAILVSIFALSVGAVMQGQFVWNHALLLTTSSICTATSSCFVLDFVMIAVIMVSHRCKMNPDNLATPLAASIGDVVSITVLATVASALFKILDNQIWILYLILGGYICLLPLWICIVLKNKYTRNVLKTGWTPVLSALFISGLGGLVLDQAVDVFDGFVIFQPIINGIGGNLVSVQASRISTLLHQTSIMGILPPHAKIFVSPWAALFKGVPYAKTARILMGMAIPGQLVFIFTADYIQWGYSTLQIYFILSYLTAALLQIMLLLYIAHIIIHAMWRYKIDPDNSAIPYLTSLGDLTGSLLLAGAFKMLQSIGYEYGDY encoded by the exons ATGGTTGCTTTCCCGGATCCGGAGGACAGACCAAAACTGTTGAGCATTACAGATTTGGCCAGTCAAAACCAGAAATCGAACAAGAGCCCGGCTGACGCTCATCCCGACCCAGCACCCAAACAGGAAAATCACGCGAAGATAAACAACGATCACTCGTTTACCCTCGGTGACAATAAAGCTGATCTCACCCTCGACGTCGGTAAATTCTCCAAAAATGACTACATCGAAATCTCGAATCTTAACGCTGACGAAGTCACTGCCAAAAAAATAGCAG CATCACTGAAGCTCCCCTTTGGAGCTTATTCTGAAAAGAATGGTCTGCCACCTCCGAGTCCTGGAGGCGGATCGCTGTCCAGCAGCAGTTCCATCGTCACGATCACCTCGATCACAAACTCCGACCCAGATCCTGACTTTCCCGTTGGATCGCCAGGCTCTGGAGATAAGCGGAAAATTGTCAAGGCCGAAAAGTGGTACACGACAACGGTACAGATTTCCGTACCGTTTTTCATCGCTGGAATTGGCACCATCGGGGCTGGATTGGTTCTGTCGAATGTGCAG AATTGGCCGGTGTTCGTGGCCGTCAGTGAGCTCTTCATCCTTGTACCAGCTCTACTGGGTCTCAAAGGAAATCTCGACATGTGTTTAGCCTCACGACTGAGCACGCAGGCAAATATCGGCAACATGACAAGCTTCCGAGAGATCATGAAGATGATAATTGGCAACGTGGTTCTCGTTCAAATTCAGGCTTCAGTAGCAGCTATTCTTGTATCTATTTTCGCCCTCTCCGTGGGGGCGGTGATGCAGGGACAGTTCGTTTGGAACCACGCTCTTCTGTTGACCACTTCTAGCATTTGTACTGCGACCAGCTCATGCTTTGTCTTAG ATTTCGTAATGATCGCTGTAATTATGGTATCGCATCGCTGTAAAATGAACCCCGACAATCTTGCTACACCGCTCGCTGCATCCATTGGTGACGTAGTCTCCATCACCGTTTTAGCGACTGTTGCATCCGCACTCTTTAAAATACTGGATAATCAGATATGGATTCTCTACCTCATCCTGGGTGGTTATATTTGCCTTTTGCCTCTGTGGATATGCATAGTtctgaaaaacaaatataccAGAAACGTTCTGAAAACGGGTTGGACGCCGGTTTTGTCAGCGTTGTTCATTAGCGG GCTTGGCGGATTAGTCCTTGACCAAGCGGTTGACGTCTTCGACGGCTTCGTCATATTTCAACCAATAATAAACGGAATTGGTGGCAATCTAGTCTCGGTGCAGGCATCCAGAATCTCAACACTATTGCACCAAACCTCAATCATGGGAATTTTGCCACCCCACGCAAAGATCTTCGTTTCTCCGTGGGCAGCGCTTTTCAAAGGAG TACCTTACGCCAAAACAGCACGAATTCTGATGGGTATGGCAATACCTGGTCAACTGGTCTTCATCTTCACTGCAGACTACATTCAATGGGGCTACTCGACGCTGCAGATCTATTTCATACTATCCTACTTGACTGCCGCGTTATTGCAG ATAATGCTCTTGCTCTATATCGCTCACATAATCATTCACGCGATGTGGCGGTACAAAATTGACCCGGACAATTCTGCAATCCCGTACTTGACATCGCTCGGTGATCTTACCGGATCGTTGTTGCTGGCTGGTGCTTTCAAGATGCTGCAGTCTATCGGGTACGAATACGGTGACTATTGA